In Chitinophaga oryzae, the sequence GGAAAGCACCCGAAAGTATAATGCGGAAAATGGGCTTCCCACCAGCACGGAGCTTTCGCCTGCTGCAGCTACCTGGGCAGAGGCGCGTGTGTTTGACGGCGATCTTGCTGAAGGTATCAGGGCGCTCAAAGCTGAACCGGGAAAGCCTATCCTGGCGCATGGCGGCGCCGGGTTCATGCGGAGCCTGATCGAGACGGGCCTGATCGATGAATACCACCTTATGACACATCCTGCCGCTTTAGGTACCGGGCTGCCGATATTCAACGGACTTTCAAAGCCGCTTGACCTGAAGCTGGTAGGTATAAAGGCTTTCCCCGGAGGAGTGGTCGCACATACTTATCAACCGGCGTAAGCGTTATTTAAAATGATGTTGGAAAGTTTGTAACCATTCCTTTTCTCTGTCCCAGAGCAATCCGTTCTTTTTGCCGCTTAGTAGTTCGTAGAGTTTTTTGATTTCCGGATTACCGGCAACATGCTGTACCAGGAATTCAAGGGCAACGATAATTTCTGTTTTACCACCGGTGCTGATA encodes:
- a CDS encoding dihydrofolate reductase family protein, with the translated sequence MRKLMMKMSLSVDGFVGTADGKVDWIFKSSDEASRAWLVDLCRSAGLHIMGSRTFQDMASYWPTSPMPLAAPMNEIPKALFTRKGFAGFDPALTTTAVESTRKYNAENGLPTSTELSPAAATWAEARVFDGDLAEGIRALKAEPGKPILAHGGAGFMRSLIETGLIDEYHLMTHPAALGTGLPIFNGLSKPLDLKLVGIKAFPGGVVAHTYQPA